One genomic window of Moorella glycerini includes the following:
- the atpH gene encoding ATP synthase F1 subunit delta — MSSQTIARRYARALFEVARQKGALAGFAAALERVGQALAENPELRRVLYHQLIPVREKQRLMDTLFPDVDPLLKNFFHLVLAKGRERALPEMAAQFRRLVDRENRVLPVEVQAAAPLSEEVTATLKERLAHITGQNIRLQTALDPALLGGMVIRLGDRVLDASLKKKLELLGEHLKGA; from the coding sequence ATGAGTAGTCAGACTATCGCCAGGCGTTATGCCCGCGCCCTCTTTGAAGTTGCCCGGCAGAAGGGTGCCCTGGCCGGCTTTGCCGCCGCCCTGGAAAGGGTCGGCCAGGCCCTGGCAGAGAATCCCGAACTGCGCCGGGTCCTTTATCACCAGCTCATTCCCGTCCGGGAGAAGCAAAGGCTAATGGATACCCTCTTTCCGGACGTCGACCCGTTATTAAAGAACTTTTTCCACCTGGTCCTGGCCAAAGGCCGGGAGCGGGCCCTGCCGGAAATGGCAGCCCAGTTCCGGCGCCTGGTAGACCGGGAAAACAGGGTATTGCCGGTGGAAGTGCAGGCAGCAGCACCTCTCTCCGAGGAGGTCACTGCCACCCTGAAAGAAAGGCTGGCCCATATTACGGGACAAAACATCCGCCTGCAGACCGCGTTGGACCCGGCCCTCCTGGGCGGCATGGTCATCCGCCTCGGGGACAGGGTCCTGGACGCCAGCCTGAAGAAAAAGCTGGAACTTTTGGGCGAGCACCTGAAGGGCGCGTGA
- the atpF gene encoding F0F1 ATP synthase subunit B — protein MQGIFQALNFSGWTFLFQVINLLVVMGVLYILLYKPLGKILADREAKIEGNLKDAAAAKAKAEQMLAGYQQQLQGARQEAQAILDRANRMAEETRAEIVARAKEEASRALEQARAEIEGEKSKALAAIRSEAATLAVLAAGKVLERTLTPDDQERLAREALAEVERLQ, from the coding sequence GTGCAGGGCATCTTTCAGGCCCTGAATTTTAGCGGTTGGACCTTTTTGTTCCAGGTCATCAACCTCCTGGTAGTCATGGGGGTTCTTTATATTCTCCTTTATAAACCCCTGGGCAAGATCCTGGCCGACCGCGAGGCCAAAATTGAGGGCAATTTAAAGGACGCGGCGGCGGCCAAAGCGAAGGCGGAGCAAATGCTGGCCGGGTACCAGCAGCAACTCCAGGGTGCCCGCCAGGAAGCCCAGGCGATACTAGACCGGGCCAACAGGATGGCCGAAGAAACCCGGGCGGAGATAGTCGCCAGGGCGAAAGAAGAAGCCAGCCGGGCTCTGGAACAGGCCCGGGCCGAGATTGAAGGCGAAAAGAGCAAAGCCCTGGCTGCCATCCGCAGCGAGGCAGCTACCCTGGCCGTCCTGGCGGCCGGCAAAGTTTTAGAGCGCACCTTAACGCCTGACGACCAGGAACGCCTGGCCCGGGAAGCGCTGGCTGAGGTGGAGCGGTTGCAATGA
- the atpE gene encoding ATP synthase F0 subunit C, whose protein sequence is MHMTALGFIGVGLAIGLAALGSALGQGNASRGAMEGIARQPEASGDIRTTLLLALAFMEALTLFSFVIAILMWTKL, encoded by the coding sequence ATGCACATGACAGCACTAGGTTTTATCGGCGTCGGCCTGGCCATAGGCCTGGCAGCACTGGGTTCGGCCCTTGGCCAGGGCAATGCTTCCCGCGGAGCGATGGAAGGTATAGCCCGCCAGCCCGAGGCCAGCGGCGACATTCGCACCACCCTGCTCCTGGCCCTGGCCTTTATGGAGGCGCTGACGCTCTTTTCCTTCGTTATTGCCATCCTCATGTGGACCAAGCTTTAA
- the atpB gene encoding F0F1 ATP synthase subunit A has protein sequence MGLQALGEIMAHVRPHQVFYLGPIPVYSTVVNTWIIMALLVLGVFLATRKLNFIPRGIQHILEMLLEFFYSLLEETMGKEGRRYLPLVATLFIFILSLNLSWFIPGMKPPTMDLSTTAAFAVTTIILVQLIGIRKKGLVGYIKHFFQPAPFLFPLNVIEELVKPVSLSLRLFGNMFGEEMVVTILFIMLPFLLPTPIMILGVLMGLIQAFVFTLLTVTYIANFIHGH, from the coding sequence GTGGGACTGCAAGCCCTGGGCGAGATAATGGCCCATGTCCGGCCCCATCAAGTATTTTACCTGGGGCCCATCCCGGTCTACTCCACGGTGGTCAATACGTGGATTATCATGGCCCTCCTGGTCCTGGGGGTTTTCCTGGCTACCCGGAAATTAAACTTTATCCCCCGCGGTATCCAGCACATCTTGGAGATGCTACTGGAATTTTTCTACAGCCTCCTGGAGGAAACCATGGGCAAGGAAGGCCGGCGCTACCTACCCCTGGTAGCCACCCTGTTTATTTTTATCCTGAGCCTTAATCTATCCTGGTTTATCCCCGGGATGAAGCCCCCGACCATGGACCTCTCCACCACGGCGGCCTTTGCCGTGACTACCATTATCCTGGTCCAGCTAATCGGCATCCGTAAAAAGGGCCTGGTGGGCTACATCAAGCACTTTTTCCAGCCGGCACCCTTTCTCTTTCCCCTGAATGTAATTGAGGAGCTGGTCAAGCCGGTATCCCTGTCCCTGCGTTTATTCGGCAATATGTTCGGGGAAGAGATGGTGGTGACTATCCTGTTTATCATGCTGCCCTTTTTATTACCGACGCCCATTATGATCCTGGGCGTCCTCATGGGCTTGATCCAGGCCTTTGTTTTTACCCTGCTGACAGTTACTTATATCGCCAACTTTATCCACGGGCATTAA
- a CDS encoding AtpZ/AtpI family protein, producing MVAKKRHFWDYARYANMAFSFGVTMIAGTLLGLYGGGWLDRRLGTSPLFLLAGVLLGIGVGFRSVLSELRVLEKEAPGIKTDAQDKTHPD from the coding sequence ATGGTAGCTAAAAAGCGTCATTTCTGGGATTACGCCAGGTATGCCAATATGGCCTTTTCCTTTGGGGTTACCATGATTGCCGGCACCCTCCTCGGCCTTTACGGCGGGGGATGGCTGGACCGGCGGCTGGGCACGTCGCCCCTTTTCCTGCTGGCCGGCGTCCTCCTGGGGATAGGGGTGGGTTTTCGCAGTGTCTTAAGCGAATTGCGTGTCCTGGAAAAGGAAGCCCCGGGGATTAAAACCGATGCTCAAGATAAAACTCACCCGGACTGA
- the wecB gene encoding non-hydrolyzing UDP-N-acetylglucosamine 2-epimerase, giving the protein MPPLKVLTVFGTRPEAIKMAPVVKELNRYPEEFSCQVAVTAQHREMLDQVLHLFQIQPDYDLDIMQPRQTLEEVTTRALNGLAGVLKTSRPDLVLVHGDTTTTFVAALAAFYQQIAVGHVEAGLRTGDRYAPFPEEMNRRLAGVLADVHFAPTATARDNLLREGVPAEHIYVTGNTVIDALKATVRPGYCFSDPRLQELDLQRWRVILVTAHRRENWGEPMKEIFTALRDLVKRYGDIVVVFPVHYNPRVRELAGEILGNRERIYLIDPLDYEPFVNLMARSYLVLTDSGGLQEEAPALGKPVLVLREVTERPEAVAAGTVRLVGTGYQEVLAAAGELLEDREIYLRMAHAVNPYGDGQASRRIRGALRHYFGLTIARPQEFTSG; this is encoded by the coding sequence ATGCCGCCCTTAAAGGTACTTACCGTCTTTGGCACCCGTCCCGAGGCCATCAAAATGGCCCCGGTAGTAAAAGAACTAAACCGTTACCCGGAGGAATTCAGCTGCCAGGTGGCCGTCACGGCCCAGCACCGGGAAATGCTGGACCAGGTCCTCCACCTGTTCCAGATCCAGCCCGACTATGACCTGGATATCATGCAGCCCCGCCAGACCCTGGAAGAAGTGACCACCAGGGCTTTAAACGGCCTGGCCGGGGTTTTAAAAACCTCCCGGCCGGACCTGGTCCTGGTGCACGGCGACACCACCACCACCTTCGTAGCGGCCCTGGCCGCTTTTTACCAGCAAATTGCCGTTGGCCATGTCGAGGCGGGCTTAAGGACGGGGGACCGCTACGCCCCCTTCCCGGAGGAGATGAACCGTCGCCTGGCCGGGGTCCTGGCCGACGTTCACTTTGCCCCTACGGCTACCGCCCGGGATAACCTGTTGCGGGAAGGTGTACCGGCGGAGCACATCTACGTCACCGGCAATACCGTTATTGATGCCTTAAAGGCTACCGTGCGCCCCGGCTATTGCTTTAGCGATCCCCGCCTGCAGGAGCTGGATTTGCAAAGGTGGCGGGTTATCCTGGTAACGGCCCACCGGCGGGAAAACTGGGGCGAGCCCATGAAGGAAATATTCACGGCCCTGCGAGACCTGGTAAAGCGCTATGGTGATATAGTCGTCGTTTTCCCCGTTCACTACAACCCCCGGGTGCGGGAACTGGCCGGGGAAATCCTCGGTAACCGGGAGCGTATTTACTTAATTGATCCCCTTGATTATGAGCCCTTCGTCAACCTCATGGCCCGTTCCTACCTGGTGTTGACGGATTCCGGCGGCCTCCAGGAAGAAGCGCCGGCCCTGGGTAAACCCGTGCTGGTCCTGCGGGAAGTCACCGAACGCCCGGAAGCCGTTGCTGCCGGTACCGTGCGCCTGGTGGGCACGGGCTACCAGGAGGTCCTGGCAGCGGCCGGCGAACTCCTGGAAGACCGTGAGATTTACCTGCGGATGGCCCACGCCGTCAACCCTTATGGTGATGGCCAGGCCTCGCGGCGTATCCGGGGCGCCCTGCGTCACTATTTCGGTCTGACTATAGCCAGACCCCAGGAATTTACGTCCGGATAA
- a CDS encoding MazG-like family protein: MQQKIIALPKLDNLTPTMESTALKLMEEAGELAQAIGKLRGLSGEEVQVDHHAVLAAITRELLDVAQTAVSLMFVLEDQYGVDIQQALEEHINKLRAKRYLK; the protein is encoded by the coding sequence TTGCAGCAAAAGATTATCGCCTTACCCAAACTGGACAACCTGACACCTACCATGGAGTCCACCGCCTTAAAGCTCATGGAAGAAGCCGGGGAACTGGCCCAGGCCATCGGCAAGCTCCGGGGTTTAAGCGGCGAGGAGGTCCAGGTGGACCATCACGCCGTCCTGGCGGCCATTACCCGCGAGTTGCTGGACGTGGCCCAGACGGCCGTTTCCCTCATGTTTGTCCTGGAAGACCAGTACGGCGTCGACATCCAGCAGGCCCTGGAGGAGCATATCAATAAACTCAGGGCGAAAAGGTATCTGAAATAA
- a CDS encoding deoxycytidylate deaminase: protein MRKGWDEYFLDIAFQVAGRSTCNRRAVGAVVVKDRRIKGTGYNGAPHGLPHCLDVGCLMEGEHCRRTIHAEINALLECSPEERAGATMYVTDYPCERCALTIIQAGIKRLVYARPYPVARDWLREAGIEIVHHPRQTEG, encoded by the coding sequence ATGCGTAAAGGCTGGGACGAGTACTTCCTGGATATCGCCTTCCAGGTGGCCGGCCGGAGCACCTGCAACCGGCGGGCCGTGGGCGCCGTGGTGGTAAAGGACAGGCGCATCAAAGGTACCGGTTACAACGGCGCCCCCCATGGGCTGCCCCACTGCCTGGATGTGGGCTGCCTCATGGAGGGAGAGCACTGCCGGCGGACCATCCATGCCGAAATCAACGCCCTCCTGGAGTGTTCACCGGAAGAACGGGCCGGGGCGACCATGTACGTTACCGATTATCCCTGCGAAAGGTGCGCCCTGACCATTATCCAGGCCGGGATTAAAAGACTCGTCTATGCCCGGCCCTACCCGGTCGCCCGCGACTGGCTGCGGGAAGCCGGGATCGAAATCGTCCACCACCCCAGGCAAACTGAGGGGTAA
- the glyA gene encoding serine hydroxymethyltransferase — protein sequence MNLETVARVDPELVEAVKGELQRQRTHLELIASENFVSRAVMEAYSSVLTNKYAEGYPGKRYYGGCEWVDVVENLARERAKALFGAEHANVQPHSGSQANTAVYLAVLNPGDKALGMNLAHGGHLTHGSPVSLSGRYYNFSFYGVNPDTGRIDYDAVARIAREERPKLIVAGASAYPRVIDFARFREIADEVGALLMVDMAHIAGLVAAGIHPSPLPYAHFVTTTTHKTMRGPRGGIILTTREYAREIDKAVFPGIQGGPLMHVIAAKAVALKEAMLPEFKRYQERIVTNARTLAEALQGYGFNLVSGGTDNHLLLVDLRNKGLTGRDAEDILSSVQITVNKNAIPFDPEKPSVTSGIRLGTAALTSRGMDADAMRVVARAIDLALSYGPDAKKLATARGIVAELCQAYPLYPELA from the coding sequence ATGAACTTAGAAACCGTAGCTCGTGTGGACCCGGAACTGGTCGAGGCCGTTAAAGGCGAGTTGCAACGCCAGCGCACCCACCTGGAACTCATCGCCTCGGAGAACTTCGTCAGCCGGGCCGTCATGGAAGCCTACAGTTCGGTCCTGACCAATAAATACGCCGAAGGCTACCCGGGCAAACGCTATTACGGCGGCTGCGAGTGGGTCGATGTAGTCGAAAACCTGGCCCGGGAGCGGGCTAAAGCCCTTTTCGGCGCCGAACATGCCAACGTCCAGCCCCATTCCGGCAGCCAGGCCAATACCGCCGTCTATCTCGCCGTCCTTAACCCCGGCGATAAAGCCCTGGGGATGAACCTGGCCCACGGCGGTCACCTGACCCACGGCAGCCCGGTCAGCCTCTCCGGCCGGTATTATAATTTTTCCTTTTACGGCGTCAACCCCGATACCGGCCGGATTGATTACGATGCAGTAGCCCGGATAGCCCGGGAAGAGCGGCCCAAACTCATTGTCGCCGGGGCCAGCGCTTACCCGCGGGTGATCGATTTTGCCCGCTTCCGGGAGATAGCCGACGAAGTCGGGGCCCTGCTCATGGTGGACATGGCCCACATCGCCGGCCTGGTGGCCGCCGGCATCCACCCCAGCCCCCTGCCCTACGCCCATTTTGTGACCACTACCACCCACAAGACCATGCGCGGGCCGCGGGGGGGTATTATCCTTACCACCAGGGAATACGCCAGGGAGATCGACAAGGCGGTCTTTCCCGGCATCCAGGGCGGGCCCCTGATGCACGTCATCGCCGCCAAAGCGGTGGCCTTAAAGGAAGCCATGCTGCCCGAATTCAAGCGTTACCAGGAGAGGATTGTCACCAACGCCCGTACCCTGGCCGAAGCCCTGCAGGGTTACGGTTTTAACCTGGTATCCGGCGGCACCGACAACCACCTGCTCCTCGTGGACCTGCGCAATAAAGGCCTTACCGGTCGCGACGCCGAGGATATTTTAAGTTCCGTCCAGATCACCGTTAATAAAAACGCTATCCCCTTTGACCCGGAGAAGCCCAGCGTAACCAGCGGCATCCGCCTGGGCACGGCCGCCCTGACCTCCAGGGGTATGGACGCCGACGCCATGCGGGTGGTAGCCCGGGCCATAGATCTCGCCCTCTCCTACGGCCCTGATGCAAAGAAACTGGCTACAGCCCGGGGCATCGTCGCGGAACTCTGCCAGGCCTACCCCCTGTACCCCGAGCTTGCTTGA
- a CDS encoding TIGR01440 family protein, with protein MVDLSTITAAVKAAATELIEAAALKPGQMLVAGCSTSEITGQRIGTASSLEIGQAVVEGLLQATSAAQVYLAAQCCEHLNRALVIEAGAARLYDLPVVTVVPAPKAGGSLATAAYAALHRPVVVAGLQAHAGLDIGATLIGMHLRPVAVPVRLQVKTVGSAPVTAARTRPPLIGGERAVYVFQRRQD; from the coding sequence ATGGTCGACTTAAGCACCATCACGGCGGCAGTTAAAGCAGCTGCTACCGAGCTTATTGAAGCTGCCGCTCTAAAGCCCGGCCAGATGCTGGTGGCCGGCTGCAGCACCAGCGAGATCACGGGCCAGCGGATTGGCACGGCCTCTTCCCTGGAAATAGGCCAGGCCGTGGTAGAAGGCCTGCTCCAGGCCACCAGTGCCGCCCAGGTGTACCTGGCGGCCCAGTGTTGCGAACATTTAAACAGGGCCCTGGTCATCGAGGCCGGCGCCGCCAGGCTTTACGACCTGCCGGTGGTAACAGTCGTCCCCGCGCCCAAGGCCGGCGGTTCCCTGGCCACGGCTGCCTATGCCGCCCTGCACCGGCCGGTGGTGGTGGCCGGGCTCCAGGCCCATGCCGGCCTGGACATCGGCGCCACCCTCATCGGCATGCACCTGCGGCCGGTAGCCGTGCCCGTCCGCCTGCAGGTCAAGACCGTCGGCAGCGCCCCCGTCACGGCGGCCCGGACGCGGCCCCCCCTCATTGGTGGTGAACGGGCGGTATATGTATTTCAGCGGCGGCAAGATTGA
- the rpiB gene encoding ribose 5-phosphate isomerase B, producing the protein MRIALGSDHGGFHLKAAIKEYLDRQGIANYDFGTYNAEAVDYPDYARKVAEAVASGAYDRGILCCGTGIGVCIAANKVPGIRAALCHDTFSARAAREHNDANILTMGERVIGPGLALEIVATWLAAEFSGGRHARRVAKISAMEAGYCRQENRAGREDGENGRLKHHHGGS; encoded by the coding sequence TTGCGTATCGCCCTGGGTAGCGATCACGGCGGTTTTCACCTTAAGGCAGCAATTAAGGAGTACCTGGACCGGCAGGGCATTGCCAACTATGACTTCGGTACCTATAATGCCGAGGCGGTAGATTACCCCGACTATGCCCGCAAGGTGGCCGAAGCTGTGGCCAGCGGCGCCTACGACCGGGGTATCCTCTGCTGCGGCACGGGGATAGGCGTCTGCATCGCGGCCAATAAAGTCCCGGGCATCCGCGCCGCCCTTTGCCACGATACCTTTTCGGCCCGGGCGGCGCGGGAACATAACGATGCCAATATCCTGACCATGGGAGAGCGGGTCATCGGCCCCGGGCTGGCCCTGGAAATTGTCGCCACCTGGCTGGCGGCCGAATTTAGCGGTGGCCGTCATGCCCGCCGGGTAGCCAAAATTAGCGCCATGGAGGCCGGTTACTGCCGGCAGGAAAATAGGGCGGGCAGGGAGGACGGAGAGAATGGTCGACTTAAGCACCATCACGGCGGCAGTTAA
- a CDS encoding low molecular weight protein arginine phosphatase: MPGILFVCTGNTCRSSMAAAIAAHIKEERGLDIDIASAGLAAREGDPATPQAIQAVAAMGIDLQDHRARQVTGALVEEAGLILTMTRAHKEYLLRLYPEARGKTFTLKEYVRDGEEKPSPGEPREETGARAAAEEPPVTVDDDIPDPFGRPLEVYQATARELAELVGQALEKYSQEKK, from the coding sequence ATGCCCGGTATTCTTTTTGTCTGTACCGGTAACACCTGCCGCAGCAGCATGGCGGCGGCCATTGCCGCCCATATAAAGGAAGAGCGGGGCTTAGATATTGATATTGCCTCGGCCGGCCTGGCCGCCAGGGAAGGGGACCCGGCAACACCGCAAGCCATCCAGGCAGTGGCGGCCATGGGTATAGATCTCCAGGACCACCGCGCCCGTCAGGTTACAGGAGCCCTGGTAGAAGAAGCTGGCCTGATTTTAACCATGACCAGGGCCCACAAAGAATACCTCCTCCGGCTTTACCCCGAGGCCCGGGGAAAAACCTTTACCCTCAAAGAGTATGTCCGGGATGGGGAAGAAAAGCCCTCGCCAGGGGAGCCCCGGGAAGAGACGGGTGCAAGAGCGGCTGCGGAAGAACCGCCTGTTACTGTTGATGACGATATTCCCGATCCCTTTGGCCGGCCCCTGGAAGTTTACCAGGCTACGGCCAGAGAACTGGCCGAACTTGTTGGACAGGCCCTGGAGAAATATTCACAAGAGAAAAAATAA
- a CDS encoding manganese efflux pump MntP, with the protein MEPLGLILVAMALGTDAFSLATGLALGGLRGRQALLFAGIVGIFHIIMPLTGLYLGLLLGRLLGKLAAVIGALVLAGMGGLMLWEALTTRTESGGLAGQVLRAVPGQGGVIGGLMAILLMAGSVSLDALSVGFGLGAISVNVPLTVLTMGFIAGTMTVLGLLAGRRLGAYLGNRAEVIGGLILVGIGLKMLMGV; encoded by the coding sequence ATGGAGCCGTTAGGTCTCATCCTGGTAGCCATGGCCCTGGGGACCGATGCCTTTTCTCTGGCTACCGGCCTGGCCCTGGGGGGGCTCCGGGGCCGGCAGGCCCTGCTCTTTGCCGGCATCGTTGGTATTTTTCACATCATTATGCCCCTGACGGGCCTCTACCTGGGCCTGCTCCTGGGCCGGCTCCTGGGGAAACTGGCGGCCGTTATCGGCGCCCTGGTCCTGGCCGGCATGGGGGGGCTGATGCTCTGGGAGGCCCTCACGACCAGGACGGAAAGCGGTGGCCTGGCCGGGCAGGTGCTGCGGGCCGTTCCAGGCCAGGGGGGCGTGATCGGTGGCCTGATGGCCATCCTGCTCATGGCCGGCAGCGTCAGCCTGGACGCCCTCAGCGTCGGTTTTGGCCTGGGCGCCATCAGCGTCAATGTACCCCTGACGGTCCTGACCATGGGTTTTATTGCCGGGACCATGACGGTCCTGGGGCTCCTGGCCGGCCGGCGCCTGGGCGCCTACCTGGGCAACAGGGCCGAGGTTATCGGCGGCCTGATTCTGGTGGGTATCGGCTTAAAAATGTTGATGGGGGTATAG